A region of Streptomyces sp. WMMC500 DNA encodes the following proteins:
- a CDS encoding primosomal protein N' has translation MSSDDGREAAPEGAEQLALIRETVRRAKGPRARPRTWRGAALAEELPVARVLVDKGLLHLDRLFDYAVPAAMDAEARPGVRVRVRFGAGEREGRREGGGLINGYVVERRADSDFPGTLAPIAQVLSPEPVLGPQLLDLCQAVADRYAGALADVVQLALPPRMARAEKKPSPDPLPPPPAPGPGSWARYPDGPGLLTALADGGAPRAVWTALPGPDWPDELARALAAALAAGRGALAVLPDGRAAARVDEALTALVGRGRHVLLTADAGPEARYRRWLAVSRGAVRGVVGTRAAAFAPVRDLGLAAIWDDADTSHADDRAPQPHAREILALRAAREHTALLVGGHTCSAEAARYVESGWAQPVAAPRETVRAAAPLVRTVGDSEQARDAAARAARLPTLAWQVAREGLRAGPVLVQVPRRGYAPRLACARCRAPARCVRCAGPLVGEGRREALVCGWCATREHAWRCPECGGTRLRAQVVGARRTAEELGRAFPSVPVRTSGRDHVLARVPDAPALVVSTPGAEPVAEGGYAAALLLDGWALLNRPDLRAGEEALRRWLTAAALVRGSAAGGVAAVVADPAQRPVQALVRWDPAGFARTELAERTELGFPPVSRMAAVWGPSEAVTAFVGDAELPPSTEVLGPVPVPEAPPGTRGPAGGGPAPGESWERILLRVPPGHGAALAAALKAAQAARMTRRTGPALRIRIDPPDIG, from the coding sequence GTGAGCAGCGACGACGGCCGGGAGGCGGCACCCGAGGGGGCGGAGCAGCTCGCCCTGATCCGGGAGACCGTGCGCAGGGCCAAGGGCCCCCGCGCCCGCCCGCGCACCTGGCGCGGCGCCGCGCTCGCCGAGGAGCTGCCCGTCGCCCGCGTCCTCGTCGACAAGGGGCTGCTCCACCTCGACCGCCTCTTCGACTACGCCGTGCCCGCCGCCATGGACGCCGAGGCGCGCCCCGGGGTGCGCGTGCGCGTCCGCTTCGGCGCCGGCGAGCGCGAGGGGCGCCGGGAGGGCGGCGGGCTGATCAACGGGTACGTGGTCGAGCGCCGCGCCGACAGCGACTTCCCCGGCACCCTCGCGCCGATCGCCCAGGTCCTCTCGCCCGAGCCCGTCCTCGGCCCGCAGCTCCTGGACCTGTGCCAGGCCGTCGCCGACCGGTACGCGGGCGCCCTCGCCGACGTCGTCCAGCTCGCGCTGCCGCCGCGGATGGCCCGCGCCGAGAAGAAGCCCTCGCCCGACCCCCTGCCGCCGCCCCCGGCCCCCGGTCCCGGAAGCTGGGCGCGCTACCCCGACGGGCCCGGGCTGCTCACCGCGCTGGCCGACGGCGGCGCCCCGCGGGCGGTGTGGACGGCGCTGCCCGGACCCGACTGGCCCGACGAACTGGCCCGCGCGCTGGCCGCCGCCCTGGCCGCCGGCCGCGGCGCGCTGGCCGTGCTGCCGGACGGCCGCGCCGCCGCCCGCGTGGACGAGGCGCTGACCGCCCTCGTCGGCCGCGGCCGGCACGTGCTGCTCACCGCCGACGCCGGGCCCGAGGCCCGCTACCGCCGCTGGCTCGCCGTCAGCCGCGGCGCCGTCCGGGGCGTCGTCGGTACCCGGGCCGCCGCCTTCGCGCCCGTACGGGACCTCGGGCTGGCCGCCATCTGGGACGACGCCGACACCTCCCACGCCGACGACCGCGCCCCGCAGCCGCACGCCCGCGAGATCCTGGCCCTGCGCGCCGCCCGCGAGCACACCGCGCTCCTCGTCGGCGGCCACACCTGCAGCGCCGAGGCCGCCCGCTACGTGGAGAGCGGCTGGGCCCAGCCCGTCGCCGCCCCCCGCGAGACGGTACGGGCCGCCGCCCCCCTCGTCCGTACGGTGGGCGACAGCGAACAGGCCCGCGACGCGGCGGCCCGCGCCGCCCGGCTGCCGACGCTCGCGTGGCAGGTAGCGCGCGAGGGGCTGCGCGCCGGGCCGGTCCTGGTGCAGGTGCCGCGCCGCGGCTACGCGCCCCGGCTGGCCTGCGCCCGCTGCCGCGCGCCCGCGCGCTGCGTGCGCTGCGCCGGGCCGCTGGTCGGCGAGGGCCGCCGGGAGGCGCTGGTGTGCGGCTGGTGCGCGACGCGGGAGCACGCCTGGCGCTGCCCCGAGTGCGGCGGTACGCGGCTGCGCGCCCAGGTCGTCGGCGCCCGGCGGACGGCGGAGGAGCTGGGCCGGGCGTTCCCGTCGGTGCCGGTGCGCACGTCCGGCCGCGACCACGTGCTCGCGCGGGTGCCGGACGCCCCGGCGCTGGTCGTCAGCACGCCGGGCGCCGAGCCCGTCGCGGAGGGCGGGTACGCCGCTGCGCTGCTGCTCGACGGCTGGGCGCTGCTGAACCGCCCGGACCTGCGGGCCGGCGAGGAGGCGCTGCGCCGCTGGCTGACCGCCGCGGCGCTGGTCCGCGGCTCCGCGGCCGGCGGGGTGGCGGCGGTCGTGGCGGACCCCGCGCAGCGGCCGGTGCAGGCCCTGGTGCGCTGGGACCCGGCGGGCTTCGCCCGCACGGAGCTGGCGGAGCGCACGGAGCTGGGCTTCCCGCCGGTCTCGCGGATGGCGGCGGTGTGGGGGCCTTCGGAAGCGGTCACGGCGTTCGTCGGCGACGCGGAGCTGCCGCCGTCGACGGAGGTGCTGGGCCCGGTGCCGGTGCCGGAGGCGCCGCCGGGCACGCGGGGGCCGGCGGGCGGGGGCCCGGCGCCGGGGGAGTCGTGGGAGCGGATTCTGCTGCGCGTCCCGCCGGGCCACGGAGCCGCCCTGGCGGCGGCCCTCAAGGCGGCGCAGGCGGCCCGCATGACCCGCCGCACGGGCCCGGCCCTGCGGATCCGGATCGACCCCCCGGACATCGGCTGA
- the rpe gene encoding ribulose-phosphate 3-epimerase, whose amino-acid sequence MAVQINPSILSADFARLAEEADAVSGADWLHVDVMDNHFVPNLTLGVPVVESLRRATDIPLDCHLMIEEPDRWAPAFVDAGAGSVTFHAEAAAAPVRLARELRAQGARAAMALKPATPVEPYEDLLPELDMLLVMTVEPGFGGQAFLDIMLPKVRRTRELIAKHGLELWLQVDGGVSAETIERCAEAGADVFVAGSAVYGAEDPAAAVRALRARATAAAEGAAWAAGCH is encoded by the coding sequence ATGGCAGTCCAGATCAACCCCAGCATTCTCTCCGCCGACTTCGCGCGGCTCGCCGAGGAGGCGGACGCCGTCTCGGGCGCCGACTGGCTCCACGTCGACGTCATGGACAACCACTTCGTACCCAACCTGACGCTCGGCGTCCCGGTCGTCGAGTCGCTGCGCCGGGCCACCGACATCCCCCTGGACTGCCACCTGATGATCGAGGAGCCGGACCGCTGGGCCCCCGCGTTCGTGGACGCGGGTGCCGGCTCCGTGACCTTCCACGCCGAGGCCGCAGCCGCGCCGGTGCGCCTGGCGCGCGAGCTGCGCGCGCAGGGGGCGCGCGCAGCGATGGCGCTCAAGCCCGCCACCCCCGTCGAGCCGTACGAGGACCTGCTGCCCGAGCTGGACATGCTGCTGGTCATGACGGTCGAGCCGGGCTTCGGCGGCCAGGCGTTCCTGGACATCATGCTGCCCAAGGTGCGCCGCACCCGGGAGCTGATCGCCAAGCACGGCCTGGAGCTGTGGCTGCAGGTCGACGGCGGGGTCTCCGCGGAGACCATCGAGCGGTGCGCCGAGGCGGGCGCGGACGTGTTCGTCGCCGGTTCCGCGGTGTACGGGGCCGAGGACCCGGCCGCCGCGGTGCGGGCGCTGCGCGCCCGGGCGACGGCCGCCGCCGAGGGGGCGGCCTGGGCGGCCGGCTGCCACTAG
- a CDS encoding transcription antitermination factor NusB has protein sequence MSDQPRRRRPAKPYRRPQKDPVRILAYDALRAVDERDAYANLVLPPMLRQARGRDGFDARDAALATELVYGTLRRQGTYDRIIAECVDRPLREVDPEVLDVLSLGAHQLLGTRIPSHAAVSASVELARVVLGDGRARFVNAVLRRIAARDLDAWLAEVAPPYDEDPEEHLAVVHSHPRWIVSALWDALGGGRAGMEELLAADNERPEVTLVARPGRAAPAELTGPDTLPGRWSPYAVRLAEGGDPGALDAVRDGRAGVQDEGSQLVAMALANAPLEGPDTRWLDGCAGPGGKAALLAALAAERGAALVAAEKQPHRAKLVARALAGNPGPYQVVVADGTRPAWRPGGFDRVLVDVPCTGLGALRRRPEARWRRRPEDLEGFAPLQRALLEDALRAVRGGGVVGYVTCSPHPAETRAVVDDALKAAGAPAAELVDARPLLPGVPDLGDGPDVQLWPHRHGTDAMYLALLRRTG, from the coding sequence GTGAGCGACCAGCCGCGCCGTCGCCGGCCCGCCAAGCCCTACCGCAGGCCGCAGAAGGACCCCGTGCGGATCCTCGCCTACGACGCGCTCCGTGCGGTCGACGAACGCGACGCCTACGCCAACCTCGTGCTGCCGCCCATGCTCCGGCAGGCCCGCGGGCGCGACGGCTTCGACGCCCGGGACGCGGCGCTCGCCACCGAGCTGGTCTACGGCACGCTGCGCCGCCAGGGCACGTACGACCGGATCATCGCCGAGTGCGTCGACCGCCCCCTGCGCGAGGTCGACCCCGAGGTGCTGGACGTCCTCAGCCTCGGCGCCCACCAGCTCCTCGGCACCCGCATCCCGTCGCACGCCGCGGTCTCGGCGTCGGTGGAGCTGGCGCGCGTCGTCCTGGGCGACGGCCGGGCGCGGTTCGTCAACGCCGTGCTGCGCCGGATCGCCGCCCGCGACCTCGACGCCTGGCTGGCCGAGGTGGCGCCCCCGTACGACGAGGACCCCGAGGAACACCTGGCCGTCGTCCACTCCCACCCCCGCTGGATCGTCTCCGCGCTCTGGGACGCGCTCGGCGGCGGCCGGGCCGGGATGGAGGAACTGCTCGCCGCCGACAACGAGCGGCCCGAGGTCACGCTCGTCGCCCGCCCCGGCCGGGCCGCCCCGGCGGAGCTGACCGGCCCGGACACGCTGCCGGGGCGCTGGTCCCCGTACGCGGTGCGGCTGGCCGAGGGCGGCGACCCGGGCGCGCTGGACGCGGTGCGGGACGGGCGGGCCGGCGTGCAGGACGAGGGCAGCCAGCTCGTCGCGATGGCGCTGGCCAACGCGCCACTGGAGGGCCCCGACACCCGCTGGCTCGACGGCTGCGCAGGACCCGGCGGCAAGGCCGCGCTGCTGGCGGCGCTGGCCGCGGAGCGCGGCGCGGCGCTGGTGGCGGCCGAGAAGCAGCCGCACCGGGCGAAGCTGGTGGCCCGCGCGCTCGCCGGCAACCCGGGCCCGTACCAGGTCGTCGTCGCCGACGGCACCCGTCCGGCCTGGCGTCCCGGCGGCTTCGACCGCGTCCTCGTCGACGTCCCCTGTACGGGCCTGGGCGCTCTGCGCCGCCGCCCCGAGGCCCGCTGGCGCCGCCGCCCCGAGGACCTGGAGGGCTTCGCGCCGCTGCAGCGGGCGCTGCTGGAGGACGCGCTGCGGGCGGTGCGCGGCGGAGGGGTCGTCGGCTACGTCACCTGCTCCCCGCACCCCGCCGAGACCCGGGCGGTCGTCGACGACGCGCTGAAGGCGGCCGGCGCCCCCGCCGCCGAGCTGGTCGACGCCCGGCCGCTGCTGCCCGGCGTACCGGACCTCGGGGACGGACCCGACGTCCAGCTCTGGCCGCACCGCCACGGCACCGACGCGATGTACCTCGCGCTGCTGCGCCGCACCGGCTGA
- a CDS encoding LuxR C-terminal-related transcriptional regulator: protein MRNRSAGELPAEATSFVGRRQELALLDACLRQARLVTLTGPGGVGKTRTAVRGAHRLRSRFPDGVTLVPLSALADPRLLPNTVAAALDLPEQTALPAEDALAAYLKDKTALLILDTCEHLVDASAVLAEELLRAAPQLHVVATSRQPLDVAGEHILPIPPLAVADSGPADDALQLFTDRAAAAVPGFTVDDDNRADVLALCRRLDGIPLAIELAVSRLRVLSPEEMLNRLDHRFQLLTGGRRTAVPRHQTLRTTIGWSYELSTEPERLLWSRLAVCAGEFSLEVAEAVGAEGALPAEGVLDALIGLVEKSVVLRVESEDGTRYRMLDTIREFGLEQLGRGAEAERTRRRHRDHFLRRARLFDAEWTGDRQVALLRQMVRDQADVRVALEFCVADPDDGSAGLSMATMLWGYWHCTGLLTEGRYWLRRALDRCPEDCPERVKALWLTCWFMDMQGERGDTFALLDEAEAVALRIDDRTGLAWTRTFRHHSRYFRGGADGVAEGFEAARRALTEQGDATGILMSGFLAGFFHVLNGGTGEGIALSEDSLRRNAGTPAELWSRGWALWVKSIGLWLKGEHLESIECARQGIRAKAVLHDLMGVAHFLEGFAWRAAELRHFERVAVLQGAADALWRRAVKEARFGIAVLHDLHGCAADAAREALGNDGYDSAFREGGRLPTDAAVALALADEAAPAAPVVPAQPPGAGDGLTPRQRQVAALVARGLTNREIAGQLVISKRTVDAHVEHILAKFGFTSRSQIPGVLSGSLRTRAD from the coding sequence ATGAGGAACCGCAGCGCCGGTGAGCTGCCCGCCGAAGCCACCAGCTTCGTCGGGCGCCGGCAGGAGCTCGCGCTGCTCGACGCCTGCCTGCGGCAGGCCCGCCTGGTCACGCTCACCGGGCCCGGCGGAGTCGGCAAGACCCGCACCGCCGTGCGCGGCGCGCACCGGCTGCGCTCCCGCTTCCCCGACGGCGTCACCCTCGTACCACTGTCCGCCCTCGCCGACCCGCGGCTGCTGCCCAACACCGTCGCCGCCGCGCTCGACCTCCCGGAGCAGACCGCGCTGCCGGCCGAGGACGCGCTCGCCGCGTACCTCAAGGACAAGACGGCGCTGCTCATCCTCGACACCTGCGAGCACCTGGTCGACGCCAGCGCCGTGCTCGCCGAGGAACTGCTCCGCGCCGCCCCGCAGTTGCACGTCGTCGCCACCAGCCGCCAGCCGCTGGACGTCGCCGGCGAGCACATCCTGCCGATCCCGCCGCTGGCCGTCGCGGACTCCGGGCCCGCGGACGACGCGCTGCAGTTGTTCACCGACCGGGCCGCCGCCGCCGTGCCCGGCTTCACCGTCGACGACGACAACCGCGCCGACGTCCTCGCGCTCTGCCGGCGCCTCGACGGCATCCCGCTGGCCATCGAACTGGCCGTCAGCCGGCTGCGGGTGCTCTCGCCCGAGGAGATGCTGAACCGGCTCGACCACCGCTTCCAGTTGCTCACCGGCGGCCGGCGCACCGCCGTGCCGCGGCACCAGACGCTCCGTACCACCATCGGCTGGAGCTACGAGCTGTCCACCGAGCCCGAGCGGCTGCTGTGGTCCCGGCTCGCGGTGTGCGCCGGGGAGTTCAGCCTGGAGGTCGCCGAGGCGGTCGGCGCGGAGGGGGCGCTGCCCGCCGAGGGCGTGCTCGACGCGCTGATCGGGCTGGTGGAGAAGTCGGTGGTGCTGCGGGTGGAGTCCGAGGACGGCACCCGCTACCGGATGCTCGACACCATCCGCGAGTTCGGCCTCGAACAGCTCGGCCGCGGCGCGGAGGCGGAGCGGACCCGGCGCCGGCACCGCGACCACTTCCTGCGCCGGGCCCGGCTGTTCGACGCCGAGTGGACCGGCGACCGGCAGGTGGCGCTGCTGCGGCAGATGGTGCGCGACCAGGCGGACGTACGGGTCGCGCTGGAGTTCTGCGTCGCCGACCCGGACGACGGGTCCGCGGGCCTGTCGATGGCCACGATGCTGTGGGGCTACTGGCACTGCACCGGGCTGCTCACCGAGGGCCGTTACTGGCTGCGCCGCGCCCTCGACCGCTGCCCGGAGGACTGCCCGGAGCGGGTCAAGGCGCTCTGGCTGACCTGCTGGTTCATGGACATGCAGGGCGAGCGCGGCGACACCTTCGCGCTGCTCGACGAGGCCGAGGCCGTGGCGCTGCGCATCGACGACCGTACGGGGCTCGCCTGGACCCGCACCTTCCGCCACCACTCCCGCTACTTCCGCGGCGGGGCCGATGGGGTCGCCGAGGGCTTCGAAGCGGCCCGGCGCGCGCTGACCGAGCAGGGCGACGCGACCGGGATACTGATGAGCGGCTTCCTCGCGGGCTTCTTCCACGTGCTCAACGGCGGTACGGGCGAGGGCATCGCGCTCAGCGAGGACTCGCTCCGGCGCAACGCGGGCACCCCCGCCGAGCTGTGGTCGCGCGGCTGGGCGCTGTGGGTCAAGAGCATCGGCCTGTGGCTCAAGGGCGAGCACCTGGAGAGCATCGAGTGCGCCCGGCAGGGCATCCGCGCCAAGGCGGTGCTGCACGACCTGATGGGCGTCGCGCACTTCCTGGAGGGCTTCGCCTGGCGGGCCGCGGAGCTGCGGCACTTCGAGCGGGTGGCGGTGCTGCAGGGCGCGGCGGACGCGCTCTGGCGCCGGGCGGTCAAGGAGGCCCGGTTCGGCATCGCCGTCCTGCACGACCTGCACGGCTGCGCGGCGGACGCGGCCCGCGAGGCGCTGGGCAACGACGGCTACGACTCCGCGTTCCGCGAGGGCGGCCGGCTGCCCACCGACGCCGCCGTGGCGCTGGCGCTGGCCGACGAGGCGGCGCCGGCCGCGCCGGTGGTCCCGGCGCAGCCGCCGGGCGCGGGCGACGGCCTCACGCCGCGGCAGCGGCAGGTGGCGGCGCTGGTGGCCAGAGGGCTGACGAACCGCGAGATCGCCGGGCAACTGGTGATCTCCAAGCGCACGGTGGACGCGCACGTGGAGCACATCCTCGCGAAGTTCGGCTTCACCTCACGCTCCCAGATCCCGGGCGTGCTCTCCGGCTCCCTGCGGACGCGGGCGGACTGA
- a CDS encoding acyltransferase family protein — MSGNGKDSTGTPRDPYFDNAKLLAVVLVACGHAWEPLVDGSRAVAAAYEAVYVFHMPAFVLISGYFSRGRDGAPRPARGLITGLLAPYLVFETAYTLFGRLAGGDGSPLSLLDPWGVTWFLLALFVWRLSVPLWTALRRPLPVALAVAALATATPGIGPDLELQRVLQLLPFFVLGLTCTPERLRLLRRREARILAAPVLLAAPVAAYLLGPHTDRRWLYHNAAAQEIGHSGRTGLLVAPVLFCCSLLLVAAFLAWVPGRRLWWTVLGAGTLYGYLLHAFATQGARYGGWYEPAWLTTPAGPVAVTAAAVAGMALLCTPPVRRALRWAVEPRLAPLFRAAGTVPSRAPRSVESRVLAPTPVPAPLTVVGCTTVGCTSPAGHRPPGDHDEEPQRR, encoded by the coding sequence GTGAGCGGCAACGGCAAGGACAGCACCGGCACACCGCGGGACCCGTACTTCGACAACGCCAAGCTCCTGGCGGTGGTGCTCGTCGCGTGCGGGCACGCCTGGGAGCCGCTGGTGGACGGCAGCCGGGCGGTCGCCGCGGCGTACGAGGCCGTCTACGTCTTCCACATGCCCGCGTTCGTGCTGATCTCCGGCTACTTCTCCCGCGGCCGGGACGGCGCGCCGCGCCCGGCCCGCGGGCTGATCACCGGCCTCCTCGCGCCGTACCTGGTCTTCGAGACCGCGTACACCCTCTTCGGCCGCCTGGCCGGCGGCGACGGAAGTCCGCTCAGCCTGCTCGACCCCTGGGGCGTGACCTGGTTCCTGCTCGCGCTCTTCGTCTGGCGGCTGTCCGTGCCGCTGTGGACGGCGCTGCGCCGCCCGCTGCCCGTCGCGCTCGCGGTCGCGGCGCTCGCCACCGCCACCCCCGGCATCGGCCCCGACCTGGAGCTGCAACGGGTGCTGCAACTCCTGCCGTTCTTCGTCCTCGGCCTGACCTGCACGCCGGAACGGCTGCGGCTGCTGCGGCGGCGCGAGGCGCGGATCCTGGCCGCCCCGGTGCTCCTGGCCGCGCCGGTGGCCGCGTACCTACTCGGGCCGCACACCGACCGGCGCTGGCTCTACCACAACGCCGCCGCCCAGGAGATCGGCCACTCCGGCAGGACGGGGCTGCTCGTCGCGCCCGTGCTCTTCTGCTGCTCGCTGCTGCTGGTCGCGGCGTTCCTCGCCTGGGTGCCCGGGCGGCGGCTGTGGTGGACCGTGCTGGGCGCGGGCACCCTCTACGGCTATCTGCTGCACGCCTTCGCCACCCAGGGTGCGCGGTACGGCGGCTGGTACGAGCCCGCGTGGCTGACCACGCCCGCCGGTCCCGTGGCCGTCACCGCGGCCGCCGTCGCGGGCATGGCGCTGCTGTGCACTCCCCCCGTACGCCGGGCGCTGCGCTGGGCGGTCGAACCGCGCCTCGCGCCGCTGTTCCGGGCGGCGGGCACGGTGCCGTCCCGCGCCCCCCGTTCGGTTGAATCCCGCGTACTCGCGCCGACGCCCGTCCCCGCGCCCCTTACCGTCGTCGGTTGTACGACCGTCGGTTGTACGTCGCCAGCCGGTCACCGACCTCCGGGGGACCACGATGAGGAACCGCAGCGCCGGTGA
- the fmt gene encoding methionyl-tRNA formyltransferase, producing MRLVFAGTPEVAVPTFDALLASDRHEVVAVVTRPDAPAGRGRRLVASPVAQRAEEAGVEVLKPGRPKDPEFLDRLRAIGPDCCPVVAYGALLPRPALDIPAHGWVNLHFSLLPAWRGAAPVQHAILAGDEVTGATTFRIEEGLDSGPVFGVVTERVRPTDTSGDLLTRLATAGAGLLTATMDGIADGSLEAVPQPAEGVTSAPKIEVADARLDFTAPALRVDRVVRGCAPAPGAWTTFRGERLKVRSAAPSPERTDLAPGELAVAKSAVHVGTGSYAVELQWVQAQGKRPMVAADWARGVRITGGERLGDSPEPAGA from the coding sequence ATGAGGCTCGTTTTCGCCGGTACGCCGGAAGTCGCCGTCCCCACCTTCGACGCCCTGCTCGCGTCGGACCGGCACGAGGTCGTCGCCGTCGTCACCCGGCCCGACGCACCCGCGGGGCGGGGCCGCCGGCTCGTGGCGAGCCCGGTCGCGCAGCGGGCCGAGGAGGCCGGCGTCGAGGTGCTGAAGCCGGGGCGGCCCAAGGACCCGGAGTTCCTGGACCGGCTGCGCGCCATCGGCCCCGACTGCTGCCCGGTCGTCGCGTACGGCGCCCTGCTGCCCAGGCCCGCGCTCGACATCCCCGCCCACGGCTGGGTCAACCTGCACTTCTCGCTGCTGCCCGCCTGGCGCGGCGCCGCCCCCGTGCAGCACGCGATCCTCGCCGGCGACGAGGTGACCGGCGCGACCACGTTCCGGATCGAGGAAGGGCTCGACTCGGGCCCGGTGTTCGGGGTCGTCACCGAGCGGGTGCGGCCCACCGACACCAGCGGCGACCTGCTGACCCGGCTGGCGACGGCCGGCGCCGGGCTGCTCACCGCCACGATGGACGGGATCGCGGACGGCAGCCTCGAAGCCGTACCGCAGCCCGCGGAGGGGGTGACGTCCGCGCCGAAGATCGAGGTCGCCGACGCGCGGCTGGACTTCACCGCGCCCGCCCTGCGCGTCGACCGCGTCGTGCGCGGCTGCGCGCCGGCCCCCGGCGCCTGGACGACGTTCCGCGGCGAGCGGCTGAAGGTCCGCTCGGCCGCCCCGAGCCCCGAGCGCACCGATCTCGCGCCCGGCGAGCTGGCCGTGGCGAAGTCCGCGGTGCACGTCGGCACCGGTTCGTACGCCGTGGAGCTGCAGTGGGTGCAGGCCCAGGGCAAGCGGCCGATGGTGGCGGCGGACTGGGCGCGCGGCGTGCGCATCACGGGCGGCGAACGCCTCGGCGACAGCCCGGAGCCGGCCGGGGCGTAG
- a CDS encoding sugar-binding domain-containing protein, with protein sequence MGPAELVQAAAMARRFYLEGKSKIQIADEFGVSRFKVARVLETALDRDLVRIEIRVPAELDAERSDALRARFGLRHAVVVEAPADAVPDTRDPENLGSVAADLLAELVTEGDVLGLAWGRSTINMAQALHRLPPCTVVQLTGVYDAGTAERGSVEAVRRAAEVAGGEAHPIYAPMLLPDAATATALRSQTGVARAFEYFDKVTVAAVSIGSWEEGISAVHDMLSEEERAHYASLGAAAEMSAHLFDAEGRRIGRDLGERCITVEADRLRRIPEVVAIAGGARKREAIVAVLRSGLVTSLVTDTVAADYLLDEAAPGPRPALDRADPDDL encoded by the coding sequence ATGGGACCCGCGGAGCTGGTGCAGGCGGCGGCGATGGCCCGCCGCTTCTACCTCGAGGGCAAGTCCAAGATCCAGATCGCCGACGAGTTCGGTGTCAGCCGCTTCAAGGTCGCCCGGGTGCTGGAGACCGCGCTCGACCGGGACCTCGTACGGATCGAGATCCGCGTCCCCGCCGAACTCGACGCCGAGCGCTCCGACGCCCTGCGCGCCCGCTTCGGCCTGCGTCACGCCGTCGTCGTGGAGGCGCCGGCCGACGCCGTGCCCGACACCCGCGACCCGGAGAACCTCGGCAGCGTCGCCGCCGACCTGCTCGCCGAGCTGGTCACCGAGGGTGACGTGCTCGGGCTGGCCTGGGGCCGGTCCACGATCAACATGGCGCAGGCGCTGCACCGGCTGCCCCCGTGCACCGTCGTCCAGCTCACCGGCGTCTACGACGCGGGCACCGCCGAGCGCGGCTCCGTGGAGGCGGTGCGCCGCGCCGCCGAGGTCGCCGGCGGCGAGGCACACCCCATCTACGCGCCGATGCTGCTGCCCGACGCCGCCACCGCCACCGCGCTGCGCAGCCAGACCGGGGTGGCCCGCGCCTTCGAGTACTTCGACAAGGTGACCGTCGCCGCCGTCTCCATCGGCTCCTGGGAGGAGGGCATCTCCGCGGTCCACGACATGCTCTCCGAGGAGGAGCGCGCGCACTACGCCTCGCTGGGCGCCGCCGCCGAGATGTCCGCGCACCTCTTCGACGCCGAGGGCCGGCGCATCGGCCGCGACCTGGGGGAGCGGTGCATCACCGTCGAGGCCGACCGGCTGCGCCGGATCCCCGAGGTGGTCGCCATCGCCGGCGGCGCCCGCAAACGCGAGGCCATCGTGGCGGTGCTGCGCTCGGGCCTGGTCACCAGCCTGGTCACGGACACCGTCGCCGCGGACTACCTGCTGGACGAGGCGGCACCGGGCCCCCGCCCGGCCCTGGACCGCGCCGACCCCGACGACCTGTAG